CGTCCGTCCGAGCCTCGTCATGGCGCGGGGGTATTATACCCGGACGGTGCTTGTCGCCTACAATTGGCGGGACGGCAAGCTGACCAAGCTGTGGAAGTTCGATACGAACAACGAAGGATACGGGAGCTGGACGGACCAGGGCAATCATAACTTGAGCGTCGCGGATGTGGACGGGGACGGCAAGGACGAGATCATTTACGGGGCGATGACGATCGACGATAACGGGCAAGGCTTGTACAACACCGGGCTCGGCCACGGCGACGCGCTGCACGTTGGGGACCTCGACCCGACCCGGCCGGGGGACGAAGTGTTTAAAGTGCTGGAAAACAGTCCTTACGGCGCCGCCGTCTGGGATGCCGCTACCGGCCAGGTGCTGTGGCGGGTGACGGGCACGAACGATACGGGACGCGGCGTCGCCGCCGACATCGATCCGAACTATCCCGGCGAAGAAGTATGGGCGGCCGCAGGCGTCGGACTGTATACGATTAAAGGGCAGAAAATCGGCACCGCCACGCCTTCCATGAACTTCGCCATCTGGTGGGACGGCGATTTGCTGCGCGAGCTGCTCGACGGCAATCATATCGACAAATGGGATTACACCAATCAGAAAATGGTGAATCTGCTGACGGCGGACGGCCACGCTTCGAATAACGGCACGAAAGCGACGCCTACCCTGCAGGCCGATTTGTTCGGCGACTGGCGGGAAGAAGCGGTATGGCGCACGGACGACAGCACCGCGCTCGATATTTATACGACGACGGATCCTACGAACTACCGGTTTTACACGCTGATGCACGATCCGGTGTATCGGCTCGGTATCGCTTGGCAGAACGTGGCTTATAATCAGCCGCCGCATACGAGTTATTTTCTCGGGGACGGCATGTCGACGCCGCCCGCACCGAGCCTGTATACGGTCGTGTTCGGCAACTATCGGGCTTGGGCCGAACGCGCTTAACGTAAAAAGCAGCGGGGGCGAAAATTCGTTTACCGCCATCGTGGAGCTGCCGGCGTCGGTCGACCCGGCCCTCATCGGCGCTCCCGGCACAACGCTGACGATCAACGGCAATACGGCAGCCGCTCAGCCGCAGCAGGTCGCCATCGGCGACGCGAACGGAAACGGCATCCCCGATGCGGTGATCAAGTTTGACCGGCAGCAGGTCATTCAGGCGGCCGGTAACGCCAGCGGCGCGGTTCCGGTCCTTGTACAAGGACCGCTGTCGGACGGCAACCGTTTCTCCGGAACGGGAACGATTCAAGTGATCCAATAAACGTCTTTAGCGTCGGAAGTTGGTTTCGGACTGACGGGCTCAGAACTGAGCTCGTCAGTTTTTTGTTGTAGGGAAGGTCAGCTTTCGGCCTTACTTCCATGCTGGGATGAATGGGAGTTCCGTTCGGGGAGGAATAAAAGTTTGCCGCCTTGACGAACGTTATGCGGCATGGTACTATTACGACTAAACTCTTTATTTTGGCAGTATGGTAACATGGTAGCACGTTAATAAACTAAAGTGCTGTAGGTGAATAATGAATGTCCAAACCGAAGGTGTTTGAGAAACCGACCGGCGTCAAGGATTATTTGCCGCACGCCGTCGCCCGGCTGCGCCAGATTGAGCGCCAAGCGCTGGACTGCATGCAATCGTGGGGCTATGAGCAAATTATAACACCAACGATGGAATACTACGATACGGTAGGCGTGGCCAGCTCGACGTCGGACCAGAAGCTGTTCAAGCTGCTGAACAACCGCGGCACGACGCTTGTGCTGCGTTCCGACATGACGGCGCCGATTGCGCGCGTCGTATCCTCCCTGCTGAAGGATGCGCCGTTCCCCTTAAGGCTGTCCTACCATGCGAACGTATTTCGCGCAATCGAGGAAGAAGCGGGACGGGAGGCGGAGTTTTATCAGACCGGCGTCGAGCTGGTGGGCGACGCCTCGCCCGAGGCGGATGCCGAGGTGGTTGCGCTGGCGATCGCGTCGCTGAAGGCCGCTGGCGTGAACCGGTTTAAAATCGCCATCGGCCACGTCGGCTTTCTGAACGGCCTGTTCGAGGGCACGCTCGGAGGGCGCGAGGAAGCGCAGGAGGAGCTGAAGGCGTGTCTGCTCGGCCGCGACTATGTCGGCTACCGGGACCTGCTGCGCAGGCTGTCGCTCTCCGGGCCGGTCCAGCGCGAACTGGAAGGCATCCTGCGGCTGCGCGGCGGGCAGGAAATTTGCGATCAGGCGCTGTCGCTCAGCAGCAACCCGACGGCGCAGGCTTCGATCCGCCATTTGTGCGCGATGTGGGACGTGCTGAAGGCGTACGGCGTATGCGGGGACGTGCTGATCGATCTGACGATGATCGGCGACTTCTCTTACTATACGGGCATGACGTTCGAAGGCTATGCGGCCGATCTCGGATTCCCCGTTGCCAGCGGGGGCCGTTACGACAATTTGCTGAGGCAGTTCGGGAGGCCGGCGCCGGCGACCGGCTTTGCGCTGAAGACGACGCGCATCCTGGAGCTGATCGGCGACCGGCTGCCGGAAGAAGCGGCCTGCCCGGTGCTGATCGGCTATG
This genomic window from Paenibacillus humicola contains:
- a CDS encoding rhamnogalacturonan lyase, translating into MEFLDRGLVAVKTDAGVFVSWRLLGTEPESTTFNLYRDGVKVNSDPIATSTNFSDPSGTPNSTYAVRAIVAGKELSPSAPAHVWGTNHLTVPLQKPADGTNPDGSVYTYSANDASVGDLDGDGKYEIVLKWDPSNSKDNSQDGVTGPVFVDAYKLDGTLMWRISLGKNIRAGAHYTQFMVYDLDGDGKAEVAMKTADGTTDGTGKVIGDPNADWRDLTSSRPGRVLAGPEYLTIFSGLNGKALVTTDYDPPRGNVSDWGDSYGNRVDRFLACIAYLDGVRPSLVMARGYYTRTVLVAYNWRDGKLTKLWKFDTNNEGYGSWTDQGNHNLSVADVDGDGKDEIIYGAMTIDDNGQGLYNTGLGHGDALHVGDLDPTRPGDEVFKVLENSPYGAAVWDAATGQVLWRVTGTNDTGRGVAADIDPNYPGEEVWAAAGVGLYTIKGQKIGTATPSMNFAIWWDGDLLRELLDGNHIDKWDYTNQKMVNLLTADGHASNNGTKATPTLQADLFGDWREEAVWRTDDSTALDIYTTTDPTNYRFYTLMHDPVYRLGIAWQNVAYNQPPHTSYFLGDGMSTPPAPSLYTVVFGNYRAWAERA
- a CDS encoding ATP phosphoribosyltransferase regulatory subunit: MSKPKVFEKPTGVKDYLPHAVARLRQIERQALDCMQSWGYEQIITPTMEYYDTVGVASSTSDQKLFKLLNNRGTTLVLRSDMTAPIARVVSSLLKDAPFPLRLSYHANVFRAIEEEAGREAEFYQTGVELVGDASPEADAEVVALAIASLKAAGVNRFKIAIGHVGFLNGLFEGTLGGREEAQEELKACLLGRDYVGYRDLLRRLSLSGPVQRELEGILRLRGGQEICDQALSLSSNPTAQASIRHLCAMWDVLKAYGVCGDVLIDLTMIGDFSYYTGMTFEGYAADLGFPVASGGRYDNLLRQFGRPAPATGFALKTTRILELIGDRLPEEAACPVLIGYDEAGRADALAEAQRLREAGTAAVTERMTPQSRIEAAEAAAGGANAFAFRGRTFAKFVPFFLNEAEAAQGGLKE